GCCGTGGGTACCCGGATGGGCGTGTCAGCCGACGCCGCCTCCCTCGACACCGCGTACAAGCTGGTCGCCTATGACGGGCGGCCGGTGATGAAACTGTCCTCGGCCAAGGCCACGGCCCCGGGCAGCAAGCAGGTGTGGCGGCGCCCCGGCTTCGCCGATGTGATCGGCGAGCGCGACGAACTTCCGCCCCACGGCGGCACGCCGCTGCTGGAGACCGTGATGCGGGAGGGCGCACGGACCGCGGCCCCCGACACCCTCGACCGCGCCCGGCGGCGGTTCGACACCGATTTCGCGGGGCTGCCGCCGCACGCCCGGCGGATCCGCCGCCCGGCCCCGCCCCGGCCCGCCACCTCCGCCGGGCTGGCCCGGCTCGCGGGGCGGGTGCGCCGCCGGATCGAGGTCCGGCTGGCGGCCGGGGGCGAGGTGGGCGGAAGACAGGCAGCGTGACGAAGGCGGAAGACAGGCAGCCTGACGAAGACGGATGACAGGCAGCGTGACGAAGGAGGATGCCGTGCCCCGGAGTGCGCACATCGTGAGCGATGTGATGACCCATACCGTCGTCGCCGTCGGCCGCGAAGCGCCGTTCAAGGAGATCGTCAGAACGCTGGAGCAGTGGCGGGTGAGCGCCCTGCCGGTGCTGGAGGGCGAGGGCCGGGTCATCGGCGTGGTCTCCGAGGCGGATCTGCTGCCCAAGGAGGAGTTCCGCGACAGCGATCCCGCGCGGGTGACGCAGCTGCGCGACCTTCCCGGTGTCGCCAAGGCGGGCGCGGTGACGGCCGATGAGCTGATGACGTCCCCCGCCATCACCGTGCACGCGGGCGCCACGCTCGCCGAGGCCGCGCGGATCATGACCCACAAGCGGGTCAAGCGGCTCCCGGTGGTGGACGAGGAGGGGAGGCTCGAGGGCATCGTCAGCCGCGCCGACCTGCTGAAGGTGTTCCTGCGGCCGGACGACGACATCGAGGACGAGGTACGCCGCGAGGTGGTGACCCACCTCTTCCCGGCCCAGGGCGAAACCGTCCGGGTGAGCGTGAACGAGGGCGTGGTCACCCTGGCCGGACGGGTCAAGGAGGCCGTCCTCATCCCGGCGGCGGCCCGCCTCATCCGCGCGATCGAGGGCGTGGTCGACTTCGACAATCAGCTCACGGCCGCGCCCCATACGACCCAGCGGCGGTAGGCGCGCCGTCCGGCGGCCCCTAGCGGGCCCTAGCGGGCCATGTGGCTTAGGGCCCGGGCCCTGGGGGTGGCGGGCCCGCTCGATCAGCCGCCGCGGCCCGCTGACACGGCCGCTGACGGGCGGGACGCCCGAGGGCGCCGATCGGTTGTTGGGTGCGGGTTTCGTTTCGCGCCTTCGGCGCCATTGAGCAGCGGGGCAGGGGGCGGGGAGCGCGGGCCTCGCCGCCGGCCGCCGGGTCGGTGAGGGCAGGGGCGGTGGCGGCTTCCGTGCTCGGTGGCCGGAGCCCCTCCGGGCTGCGGGTCGGCGGGGTCTGCGGACCCCCTTCCGAAAAATGCTTGATCTGACGCAACTAATTCATCAAGCGATGGGGGCCCGCCGGGTCCGCCGGGGCGGGGTCCTGGGCGTCCGGGCACGGCCATCGTGTCAGCGGATGTGGCGGCTCCAGCGGGGGCCGACCTCGGCCCAGGCGCGGCCCCACTCCTGGGTGCGGGCGCGGTCCAGGCGCCAGCGCGCCACGCCGCGTCCGGCCAGCGACACCGCGCCCACGCCCGCCGCGGCGGAGGTCCCGGCGAGCACCGCGCGGGTGGCGATCTGCTCGGGGGTGGGCGGCCGCTGGACCAGGCGGCCCCGGCCGTCGGTCCAGATCTCGGTGGCGGTGCCCGCCTTGCTCCCCTCGTGGACCCGTGCCGTACCGGTGTGGACGGCGCCGTCCGGGCCGGTCCACCGGACGATCGCGCGCACCAGGCCGGTGGTGGAGCCGTCGGCGGCGGGCTGTGCGACGGGGGCGTCCTCCTTCAGCACTGCGGGCACCCGGTGCCGGTCCGCCCGCTCCTGCCGCAGTGACGCGTCCACGGCGGTGCCCGCGGCCACCCCGGCCGCCGGGCCGCCGACCGCCATCACCAGGCCGGTCACGAGCACGACCCACGCCTCGATCACGTCCGAGCGGCGTCTGAGCGGATTGCGCCGCCACCGCCACAACCGCCGCCCCCGCACTTGCGTGCCCATGCCGTGACCGTCGCACGCGCGGGGCGGGCGGGACGAGGGCCGGGCAGCCCCCTTGGGGGCCCGTTCGGCCCTGGTACCGCGCTGACCTGCTGCGCCACGATTCCCACCGGGGGCCGGGCGGACGGCGGACGAACGGTGCGAGAGCCCATGACGGAGACCGAAGCGACACGAGCGACACCGGCGACGCCCATCAGGGTGTTCGTCCTCGACGACCATGAGGTCGTCCGGCGCGGACTGCACGATCTGCTGGACGCCGAACCGGACATCGAGGTGGTCGGCGACGCCGGGACCGTGGACCACGCGATGGCCCGGGGCCCGGCGCTACGGCCCGACGTGGCCATCCTGGACGTCCGGCTGCCGGACGGGGACGGCATCACGGTCTGCCGTGAGCTGCGCTCCCGTATGCCGGGTCTGGCCTGTCTGATGCTGACGTCGTTCGACGACGACGATGCCCTGCTGGACGCGATCATGGCCGGGGCGGCGGGCTATGTGCTCAAGCAGATCAAGGGGTCGGACCTGGTCTCGGCGGTGCGCACCGTGGCGTCCGGCCAGTCGATGCTGGACCCGGCCACCACCGCCCGGCTGATGAGCACCCTGCGGGGCGACACCGCCCCGCAGGAGCCCCGGGACGAGGTGCTGGCCGGGCTGTCCCCGCGCGAGCGGGAGATCCTGGTGCTGATCGGCGACGGGCTCACCAACCGGCAGATCGGCAAGCGGCTCTTCCTGTCCGAGAAGACGGTCAAGAACCACATCTCCCGGCTGCTGGCCAAGCTGGGCGTGGAGCGCCGCATCCAGGCGGCGGTGCTGGCGACCCACTCGGCCCCGCGCCCCGACGACGGCCATCCGGGATGACACGGCTCCACCACCCTGATGGACGACCACCACCACTGACGGCGCACCGGCGAGGAGAGGACCCCATGCAGCCCGCAATGCTCGACGCGGCGATCCTGGAGAAGCTCATCTCCGCGGCCGTGGCCGCTCCCTCGATCCACAACACCCAGCCCTGGCGCTACCGGCTGAACCCCGACACCGTCACCCTGGAGGTCCGGGCCGCCCCCGAGCGGGCGCTGCGGTACGCCGATCCGATGGGCCGGGCGCTGAGCGTCTCCGCCGGGGCCGCCGTGTTCAATCTGCGGGTCGCCGTGGCCCACTTCGGCTGGGATCCGGTGGTCCGGCTGCTGCCGTCCCGGTCGCAGCCGGATCTGCTGGCCACGGTGCGCCTGGCCGCGTCGCCCACTGACCGTGCCGGGCGCCACGACGGCGGACACGACGACCTGTACGACGTGATCTGGCGGCGGCACAGCAGCCGCTCGCCCTATTCCGCGCGCCGGCTGCCCGCACGGGTGCTGTGCGACCTGACGGAGGCCGCGCGCGCGAACGGGGCCACGCTGTGGCTGGCGGACCCCGAGGAGACCGCATGGCTGCTGCGGCTGACCGCCGAGGCGGAGCGGCGCGTCTCCGGGGACCCGCGCCGGCTCGCCGAGAGCCGTACCTGGATCCGCGACACCGGGCCGTACGGAATCCCCTCGACCGCCCTCGGCCCACGGGACGCCACCGGACGGCTGCCGATGCGCGACTACCTCGGGCCGCGGCCCGACGGCCGCTGGGGCGGCGACCGGTCCGCCGCCGCCCCGTTCGAGTCCCACCCGACCATCGCCGTGCTGACCACGGACCAGGACCGGCGCACCGACTGGCTGCGGGCCGGGCAGGCGCTGGAACACGTCCTGCTGCTGGCGACCTCGCACGCGGTCCGGGCGTCCCTGCTGCACCAGGCGCTGGAGTGGTCCGATCTGCGGTGGTCGCTGGGCGGCGCCCACCCGGCGCCCGGCCATGTGCAGATGCTGATCCGGCTGGGTTACGGACCGGTGGGCCCGGCCACGCCGCGCAACGGGGCGGCCGAGGCCCTGGACGGCGGCCGCTGACGCGGCACAGGCCAGCACCTACAGCGGCGCCACGGTCGGCGCTTGTCGCCGCGCCACGGCCGACGCCGACCGCCGCGCCAGGGCAGGCATCCATCACCACGCCACGACCAGCGCCGACCGGCTACGCCGCGGGCCACCGCCAATCGCCGCGCCACGGGCCACCGCCGACCGCCGCCGCCCGGCCACCGCCTACCGCTCCGGCAGCGGTACCGACCACACCAGGCGGGTGCCGCCGCCCGGCGGCTCGCCGAGTTCCAGCTCACCGCCGAGCTTCTCGGCGCGCTCGGCCATGTTCCGCAGTCCGCTGCGACGGCCGCCCTCGGGGATGCCCACCCCGTCGTCCGTGACCGTGAGGGTCAGCCGCCCGGACGCCACGATCAGCGAGATCTCGGCGGCGGCGGCCTCCGCGTGCCGGGCGATGTTCGACAGCGCCTCGGCCAGCACGGCGACCATGTCGTCCGCGACCAAGCGCGGCACATCGGTGTCGACCAGGCCCTCGGTGCGCAGCGAGGGGGTGAAGCCGAGCGCGGGCACGGCCTCCTCGATGGTCTTGGCGGTACGGACCCGCAGCCCCTGGACCGCGGGGCCCGCCTCGTGCGAACGCAGCCCGAAGATCGTCGAGCGGATGATCTTGATGGTGTCGTCCAGGTCGTCCACCACCCGCAGCAGCCGCTCCGAGCCCTCCGGATGCTGGACGAACCGCAGCGTGGACTGGAGCGTCATTCCGGCGGCGAAGAGCCGCTGGATGGCCAGGTCGTGCAGATCGCGGGCGATCCGGTCGCGGTCCTCGAGCAGGGCGAGCTGCTCGGCGTCGCGCCGTCGCTCGGCCAGTTTCATCGCGATCGCCGCCTGGCCCGCGAAGCCCAGCAGGGTGTCGGTCTCGATCTGGGTGAAGACGGGGCTGTCCGCCACCCGGGCCAGCGCGAGCACCCCGCCCACCCCGTCCCGCGTCCGCATCGGCACCGCGACGGCCGGGCCGAGCCCCTCCCAGCGCTGCGGACCGACCGTGATCCGCGGGTCGTTCTGGACGTCGGTGCTGGTGACCGGCTCGGAGGCGGTGAAGGCCGCACCGCCGAAGGTGCCCCGGCGGGGCAGCACCAGACCGCGGTGGGCCTCGGCGTCGGTGCCCGCCGCCAGCGCGACCTGGAGCTCGTCGGTACCGGCCATCGGCAGCATCAGCACACCGAGGTCGGCGGAGAGGATCCGGCGGGCGTGCTCGACGATCAGCGCCAGGACCCTGGTCTCGTCCACTCCGGACAGCAGGCTGCGGGTGACCTCGGCGTTCGCCTCCAGCCAGCGCTGGCGGTGCTGGGCCTCCTCGTACAGCCGGGCGTTCTCGATGGCCACCCCGGCGGCCACGGCGAGGGTGGACAGCACCGTCTCGTCCTGGCCGTCGAACTCCTTACCGCCGCGCTTCTCGGTGAGGTAGAGGTTGCCGAAGACCTCGTCACGCACCCGGATGGGGACTCCGAGGAAGGAGTGCATCGGCGGGTGGTTCGGCGGAAAGCCGTAGGAGGCCGGGTGCTCCGAGAGCTCGGCCAGCCGCAGCGGCTGGGGGTGGCGGATCAGCTCGCCGAGCAGCCCGTGGCCCGACGGCAGCCGCCCGATCGCCTCGGCCCGCTCCTTGGCGACGCCCACCGGCAGGAACTCGGCCAGCCGCTCGTCCTCGCCGATCACGCCCAGCGCCCCGTATTCGGCGTCGACCAGCACCACCGCGGCCTCGACGATCCTCCGCAGCACATGCGACAGATCCAGCTCCCGGCCGACCGAGAGCACCGCTTCCAGCAGGCTGTGCACCCGGTCCTGGGTGCCACGCACCCCGTCGATGCGCACCTGGAGCTCTTCCAGCAGCTCGTCCAGCCGCAGCCGGGGCAGGTACTCCGTACTCCTCGTGCTCTCCATACCCACGGTGCCTCCGTCGGCCCCACCGTGCTCGGCACGGCATTCCGCACGGCCCTCACTCCTTTCACGGTAGCCGCGCCGGGCCGACGGTGAGTGCTGCGGGACATCTTGGCGGGAGGGGGTGCGTTGGCTAATGTGCGGGCCTGTTCGTTCTGGAGCGTTTCCACACCCCACAGAAGGGTGGACCACCAGATGCCCCGACGCCCCCGACGTCGCTTCCCCCTCCCCCGTTTCCCTTCGCTCTCCCGGTTTCCCCGGCTCGCCGCCGTCGCCCTGGCCCTCGCGCTCGCCGCCCCCACCGCCCCGGCGGCAGCGGCGGCCACCCCCGAGCCTCCCTCGGATGTCTACAAACTGCTGGAGGATCCCGAGGTCACCGCGGTCGGACAGGAGCCCGCCCACGCCCGGTTGACCCCGTACGCCGACACCGCCGAGGCCCTCGAAGGCGGCGCCAGGAGCCGCTGGACCGCCTCGCTCGACGGCACCTGGAAGCTCCATATGTCCGACCGCCCCGAGGAGGTGCCGAAGGACTTCTTCACCGAGGGCTACGACACCTCCAGGGGCGGCTGGCGCAGTGTGAGCGTGCCGCACACCTGGCAGACGGACGGCCTGGACCATCCGGTGTTCCGGAACATCCCCACCGAGATGTATCCGGACGACCCCCCGAAGGTCCCGCACGACGTCAATCCGACCGGTGCCTACGTCAAGACCTTCGAGCTGCCGAAGAGCTGGGAGAAGCGGCGGACGTTCCTCCGCTTCGAGGGCGTCACCAGCGGCTATCTGGTCTGGGTGAACGGCTCCTACGCGGGCTATGACCAGGGCGGTTACACCCCCGCCGAGTTCGACATCAGCGACCGGCTGCACCCGGGCCGCAACACCATCGCGGTGCAGGTCCACCGCTGGGGTTCGGGGTCGCATATGGAGGACTACGACCAGTGGCGGTTCTCGGGCATCTTCCGCTCGGTCGGGCTGTACTCCACCCCGGCCGAATATCTGCGGGACATCACCGTCAAGACCGATCTGGACGCCCGGTACCGCGACGCCCGGCTGACCGCCGAGGTCGATGTGGCCGCCAAGGGCCCGGAGCGCGCCGCGGACGACCGCAAGGCACTCGGCGACCGCAAGGTGCTCGGCACCCTCTACGACGAGCACGGACGCAAGGTGACAACGATGTCGGGGACGGTGGGCGGCGGCGGTGGCTCCACCACCCTCGCCGCCGATGTGGCCGACCCGGCCAAGTGGACCGATGAGACGCCCCACCTCTACACCCTCGTCGTCCGGCTCACCGGCGCCGACGGCTCGGTCACCCACACCACCGCCCAGCCCGTGGGGTTCCGCGAGACAGAGATCAAGGACAGACAGCTCCTCGTCAACGGGAAACGCATCCTCGTCAAGGGCGTCAACCGCTCCGAGACCGACCCCGACACCGGCCGCCACGCCACCCGTGAGCGCACCGCCTCCGACGTCTCGCTGATGAAGCAGCTCAACATCAACTCCGTGCGCACCTCGCACTACCCCTCGGATCCGTACCTCTACGAGCTGGCCGACGCGCGCGGTCTGTGGATCGACGACGAGGTGGACATCGAGACCCATCACCACGACGGCTGCCCGGACGACTGCCTGGCCGAACGGCCCGAGTGGCAGGCGGCGTTCATGGACCGCCTCACCGCGATGTACGAACGGGACAAGAACCATCCCAGCGTGCTGATGTGGGACACCGGCAACGAGGCCGGACTGGGCAAGGCCCACTACGCGATGGCCGACTTCCTCGACCGCGAGGACCCGGCCCGGCCGGTCTACCACCAGCCCAACGTCCCGGACGGCGACGCCCCGTTCGCCGATGTCTGGGGCCCGCGCTACCCCTCCCCCTCGGGCCTGGAGGAGAAGGCGAAGGCCACCACCAAGCCGATCATCATGGGTGAGTACGCCCACGCCATGGGCAACTCGCTCGGGAACTTCCGCGAGTTCTGGGATGTGGTGCGGAAGTACCCCCAGGTCCAGGGCGGCTACATCTGGGACTGGGCGGAGCAGAACATCACCCAGCCGCTGCTGACCACCCCCGACACCTCCGGCAACGACATCCTGTCGTACGTCTCCGGAAAGCCCGGCCTGGTGGCGGGACACCGGGGCAAGGCGCTGGAGCTGTCCGGTCTTGACGACTTCGTGGAGGTCTACCGCGATCCGAAGCTGGACGCGGTGTCGGACGCGCTCACCCTGGACGCCTGGGTGAAACCCGCCGGCTGGACCGGCTCCTTCGCCATGATCGCCAAGGGCGACCACAGCTATGCGCTGAAGATGCGCGACAAGGACACCCTGGAGTTCTCTGTCTACGGCGACGGGGACTGGCACACCGTGGCGGCCGATGTCCCCGCCGGCTGGTACGGCTCCTGGCATCGCGTCTCCGCCACCTTCGACGGCCGGACACTCCGGCTGCTCATCGACGGGAAGCAGACCGCGTCGGCCGACTGGACCGGCTCGGTCGGCTACTCCGCGCAGCCGGTGAACATCGGCCGCAACCCGGAGACCGACCAGGAGAACATCCGCACCCGGATGGCACACGGCACCGTCGACCAGGTCCGCGTCTACCACAAGGCGCTGAGCCCCGATCAGCTCGCCGCCGACCCCAGCGCGGACGCGGTGCTCGCGCTCGACTTCGACCGGCTCGACCGCAAGGGGGACTTCCTGTCCTACGGTGCCGGGACCGGCGGGGTCGACGGGGTGGTCTCCTCCGACCGCACCGTCCAGCCCGAGGCCCGCACCATGGCGGCCGTCCACGCCCCGATCCGGATCTCGGGCGAGGAGGCCCGCGCGGGCCGGATCGAAGTGCGCAACGAGCGGTCCTTCACCGGCACCGGCGACCTCCGGCTGCGCTGGCGCGTCACCGAGGGGGCCCGCACCCTGGCCCGGGGCAGCCGGAACCTCGACCTCGCCGCCGGTGAGCGGAGCACCCTCCAGCTGCCCAAGCCGCCTGCCAACCCTAGGGACGCCGACCGGCAGCTGACCGTGGAGGCGGTGCAGGCGGCGGACACGGCCTGGGCGAAGGCCGGACACCGGGTGGCGGTCGAGCAGTTCGACATCGGCGGCCACCAGCTCGCGGGCACGACGCCCGCGCGGGCACCGGGGAAGGTGCGGGCCACCACCTCCGGCGACCGCCTCACGGTCACCGGGGACGGCTTCAGTTACGGCTTCGACCGGGCCAGTGGCGAGCTCGTCTCCATGAAGTCCGGCGGCCGGGAGCTCCTCGGCTCCGGACCCGAGCTGGACGCCTGGCGCGCCCCGGTCAGCAATGAGATCGGCTCCGAAGAGGGGCCCTGGCGCGAGGCGGGCCTGGACCGGCTGCGCACGAAGCCGGGCAAGGTCACGGTGGACGAGCGGAACGGCGAGGTCGTCGTCACCGTGCCCTCCTCGGCCGCCGCGCCCGGCGTCAAGGACTCCTCGTTCGCCCAGACCCTGCGGTACACCGTCAGCGGCACCGGGGAGCTGCGCCTCGACCACCGGGTGGAGGCCCGGGGCGCGGCGCGCAAGGTGCCGTATCTGCCCCGTATCGGGCTCTCACTGCGCATACCCGACCGCTACGACCGGTTCAGCTGGTACGGGCGCGGGCCGCAGGAGAACTACAACGACCGTACGGACGGCGCCCCCGTGGGGGTCTACTCCACCGACGTGGACGAGCAGTTCGCCGGATACACCAAGCCGCAGGACTACGGGAACCACGAGGACGTCCGCTGGGCCTCGCTGTCCGACGGCAGCGGCGGACTCCTGGTGTCCGGGGACTTCTCGGCCGGGGTGACCCCCTACACCGGGATCGACCGCGCCGCCTACCCGTTCGCCCTCCGCGAGGACCCGGGAGGCAACACCCTGCACCTGGACCACGCGGTGAGCGGGGTGAGCGAGACGTTCCACACCGTGCTGCCCGAGTACCAGGTGCGGCCCGCCAAGGAGTACGCCTACACCCTGCGGCTGCGCCCGCTGACCGGCGCCGAGGCCCGCACCGGCACCCCGCGCGGCCCGGTGGTCTGCGCCCCCGAGGCGAAGCTCACCGCCGCCGACACCACGGTCCCGGCGGACGGCTCCACTTCGGCCGAGCTGACCGTCACCAACCCCTGCGACACCCCGCTGCGGGATGTCACGGCCGCCTTCGGCCTGGCCGAGGGGTGGACCGCCGAGCCCGGCACCCTCGACCTCGGCGACCTCGCGGCGGGCCGGACCGCGACCGTACGGACCACGATCAGCCGTGGTGAGGGCAGCCCGGACGGTCCGCGGCCCGCCGTGGCCGATGTCCGCGCGACCTCGGCCGGTGGCGCGCGGGTGAGCGGCTCGGCGTCGGCCGAGCTCGACGGCACACCTCCGCCGCCGCGCGGTGAGGCGGCGGTGTCCACGCTCGACTTCATCACCGCGGACAACGGCTGGGGCCCGGTCGAACGCGACCGCAGCAACGGCGAGTCCGCGCCGGGCGACGGCAAGACCCTCACCATCGACGGCACGGCCTACGAGCGCGGCCTCGGCACCCACGCCGACTCCACGGTCGAGGTCTTCCTGGGCGGCAACTGCTCGACGTTCACCGCGAAGACCGGCCTGGACGACGAGGTGGGGTCCGACGGCAGCGTCGTCTTCGAGGTCTACGCCGACGGCGAGCGGGTGTACCGGGGTGAGACGGTGCGCGGCTCGGACGCGGCCGTACCGGTGGAGGCCCGGGTCGAGGGCGCGCAGCGGCTACGGCTGCGGGTCACCGACGGCGGCGACGGCAACGCGCATGACCACGCGGACTGGGGAGCGGCCACGGTGCACTGCGGAGGTGGCTCCGCATGACATGACGGCTGACGGGCGCGGGTCCCGGTCATGCGCCGCCGGGGCCCGCACCCTCCGCGCCCTCCGCACCCTCCGCGCCCTCCGCGCTCCGGAGCAGCTCCTCCAGCCGGTCCAGGAAGGCCCGCTGCTTCGACACCATCTTCCGGCGGGCCTCGTCCAGGCCGAACCAGGCGACCCGGTCGATCTCGGGGAACTCCCGCATCCGGCCGGAGCCCTTCGGCCACTCCATGACGAACGTCCCGGGGGTGATGCCCGCCGGGTCGAGGTCGCCCTCCAGCGCCCAGGCGGTGACCAGCTTGCCCCCGGTCTGGGTCACGGAGCCCAGCGGAACCGGCTCCCCGCCGGGCGGGGGCACACCGAGCTCCTCCTGGAACTCCCGGCGCGCGGCGGCCTCCGGGGTCTCGTCCTCGTCGTACTCCCCCTTGGGCACCGTCCAGGCGCCCGCGTCCTTGGTGGCCCAGAACGGGCCTCCCATATGGGCGAGCAGAACCTCAACGGCCGGGCCCGCACCCCGGTAGAGCAGGAGCCCGGCGCTGCGCTTACGCGTCACGGTGCCCAGTGTGCGCCCACAGGGCCGGGGCTGAGTGCCGGGCTCACCGTTCAGCCCTTGCGGGCGTAGCCGAGGTAGGTGACCAGCGGCCGGGCGTCCGGCGCGAGCACGAAGTCGACGATCGGCGGGATCTGCTCATCGGTGATCCGCCCCCGGCGGCGCGCCATGGTGGCCTTGACCAGGCTGCGCGGGTCCTTGGGCTTGAAGTCGCAGATGTCCTCGTTGCGCAGCCCCTGCCGCTCCAGGGCGGCGGTCAGCTCGGCGGGGGTGCGCAGCCGGGCCGCCGCGTAGCGGCCGGCGGGCATGATCCGGGTCATCGGGACGCGCTGGAAGGCGCCGAGGTAGATCAGCCGGGAGAGCAGGGTGCGGTTGACGGTGTCGTAGATCAGCACCCCGCCGGGCCGCAGCACCCGGGCGGCCTCCGCCAGCACCCGGTCGAGATCCGGGGTGATCTCGAAGGTGTCCGCGTAGTAGGCGAGGTCGAACGCGCCGTCGGCGAGGCCGAGTCGCTCTGCGGGCGCGGTGCGGTAGTCGATCCCGGGGTGCTCGCGCTCGCCCGCCTCGCGCGCCATCTCGGTCGCGGTGGCGGAGGGGTCGACGGCGACGACGTCGAAGCCGAGACCGGCCAGCCCGCGGGGCAGCAGCCCGCGGCCGCTGCCCACGACCACGGCGCGGCTTCCGGACGCGGAGAGGTCCACGCTCTTGAGCGTGGTGCGGACGTACTCCAGACGGCTGTCCTGGAAGGTGACGGCCCTGATCTGACGGCCGTCGACGGCCTCGGGCGACCGTGAGTCCAGTTCGATGTGCGGGGCGGCGGCCATCGTCTTCTCCCTCACGGGTGCGCGGATTCGCGGATTCACCGGTGCCTGGGGCGGCCCGGGCGGGCTCGCCGGGTTCCCCGAGGAAACCTAACACCCTTAAGTTCCCTCGGGGAACTCGGGTAGGGTCGTGTCATGACCCGTACCCCGCTCGCCGATGTGGCCTGTTCGATCGCCCGCGCCACCGATCTGTTCGGCGACGCCTGGACGGCACTGATCATGCGGGATGTGCTCACCGGGGTCACCCGCTTCGACGATCTCGCCCATGACCTGGGCATATCGCGTAAGGTCCTGGCCGCCCGGCTGTCCCGGCTGGTCCAGGAGGGGGTGCTGGTCCGGGAGCGATACCAGGAGCGGCCGCCGCGTGAGCACTATCGCGCCACTCCCAAGGGCGAGGAGCTCTATCCGGTGCTGCTGGCGCTGATGGAGTGGGGCGACCGCTGGTACGCGGGCCCCGCGGGGCCCCCGGCCCGGATCCGCCATCTCGGCTGCGGGCGGGACACCACGCCGGTGACCACGTGCGCCCACTGCGGGGAGCCCCTGACGGTCGGCAACACCACCCAGCTCCCGGGCCCCGGCGGGCGCAGCGGGCCCGGCACCCGGGTGCTGGGCCCGCTGCTCACCGCGCGGAAGAACCGGCGGGAGGACCGGCGGGAGGACACCCCGGAGGCCGGGCGCCCGGCGACGGTTTGAGCGAATGGCACGGGGCACTCGGCACAGCAGCCGGGCACCCGACCACGAGGAGCGCCGACCATGCGCTACGAAGAAATGACGGGCCTGGTCCAGGCCCGGGCTCAGCTCCCCGACCGGCAGTCCGCCGAGCGGGCGGTACGGGCCACGCTCGAAACGCTCGCCGAGCGCATCCCGGACGGGCTGGCGGACCATGTGGCGGCCCAGCTGCCGCAGGAGGCGGCGGAGCCACTACGGCGCGTCGCCGCCTCCCACGAGGGCTCGCCCGAGGAGCGGACGTACCGGCGGGACCACGGCGAGCGATTCGACCTCACCGGTTTCGCGGGCCGGATCGCCTGGCGCACCGAACACACCGAGGAGGAGGCGCTGCGTGAGGCGGCCGCCTTCTTCGAGGTGCTGGACTCGGCCGTGGACCCGGAGCTGATGGAGAAGCTCTACGGCGTGCTGCCGAGCGACATCCGGGAGCTGCTGCCCGAGGCACGGGCCGAGCAGGACGCGCGTCGCTCCGAGCGGGGCCGGCGACCGGACCCCCAGGGCCCGCGGGGGCGGTAGGAGCGCGGTTCACTTCGACTGCCCCGGGTGGTCGGGATGACCGTGGCGCGGCGGCGGGCTCGGCTCGGCCGTCGTCTGCGGGGTCACCGGCGATCCGCCCTGCGGCGGAGAGGGCCGCTCGGGGAGCGGCTCGGCATCCGGCTCACCGGGCGAGGGGGTGGCGCCGCCCTCCAGCTGGTGCAGGCGCGCCGTCATCACCTCGATGACCGGAAGGCGGTTGGCATGGGAGCGCTCGTACTCCAGCAGCTGCCGCAGCTGCTCCTCGGTGAGGGCGCGGATGCGGTGCTGCAGGGCACTGAGCGGAAGATGGTCGTAGTCGGCGAGCGGCAGGTCGTCGTGGGTGCTCATCCGTTCTCCTCCCGGGCCCGCCGGGTGCGTATGCGGTTGGCCTTGCGGATGGCGTCCAGCAGCTCCGGCCGGTTCATCCGCGAGCGACCCTCGATGCCCAGCCGCTGCGCCACGTCATAGAGGTGCTGTTTG
This genomic interval from Streptomyces asiaticus contains the following:
- a CDS encoding Rv1733c family protein, with the protein product MGTQVRGRRLWRWRRNPLRRRSDVIEAWVVLVTGLVMAVGGPAAGVAAGTAVDASLRQERADRHRVPAVLKEDAPVAQPAADGSTTGLVRAIVRWTGPDGAVHTGTARVHEGSKAGTATEIWTDGRGRLVQRPPTPEQIATRAVLAGTSAAAGVGAVSLAGRGVARWRLDRARTQEWGRAWAEVGPRWSRHIR
- a CDS encoding sensor histidine kinase; its protein translation is MESTRSTEYLPRLRLDELLEELQVRIDGVRGTQDRVHSLLEAVLSVGRELDLSHVLRRIVEAAVVLVDAEYGALGVIGEDERLAEFLPVGVAKERAEAIGRLPSGHGLLGELIRHPQPLRLAELSEHPASYGFPPNHPPMHSFLGVPIRVRDEVFGNLYLTEKRGGKEFDGQDETVLSTLAVAAGVAIENARLYEEAQHRQRWLEANAEVTRSLLSGVDETRVLALIVEHARRILSADLGVLMLPMAGTDELQVALAAGTDAEAHRGLVLPRRGTFGGAAFTASEPVTSTDVQNDPRITVGPQRWEGLGPAVAVPMRTRDGVGGVLALARVADSPVFTQIETDTLLGFAGQAAIAMKLAERRRDAEQLALLEDRDRIARDLHDLAIQRLFAAGMTLQSTLRFVQHPEGSERLLRVVDDLDDTIKIIRSTIFGLRSHEAGPAVQGLRVRTAKTIEEAVPALGFTPSLRTEGLVDTDVPRLVADDMVAVLAEALSNIARHAEAAAAEISLIVASGRLTLTVTDDGVGIPEGGRRSGLRNMAERAEKLGGELELGEPPGGGTRLVWSVPLPER
- a CDS encoding response regulator, which produces MTETEATRATPATPIRVFVLDDHEVVRRGLHDLLDAEPDIEVVGDAGTVDHAMARGPALRPDVAILDVRLPDGDGITVCRELRSRMPGLACLMLTSFDDDDALLDAIMAGAAGYVLKQIKGSDLVSAVRTVASGQSMLDPATTARLMSTLRGDTAPQEPRDEVLAGLSPREREILVLIGDGLTNRQIGKRLFLSEKTVKNHISRLLAKLGVERRIQAAVLATHSAPRPDDGHPG
- a CDS encoding Acg family FMN-binding oxidoreductase, with amino-acid sequence MQPAMLDAAILEKLISAAVAAPSIHNTQPWRYRLNPDTVTLEVRAAPERALRYADPMGRALSVSAGAAVFNLRVAVAHFGWDPVVRLLPSRSQPDLLATVRLAASPTDRAGRHDGGHDDLYDVIWRRHSSRSPYSARRLPARVLCDLTEAARANGATLWLADPEETAWLLRLTAEAERRVSGDPRRLAESRTWIRDTGPYGIPSTALGPRDATGRLPMRDYLGPRPDGRWGGDRSAAAPFESHPTIAVLTTDQDRRTDWLRAGQALEHVLLLATSHAVRASLLHQALEWSDLRWSLGGAHPAPGHVQMLIRLGYGPVGPATPRNGAAEALDGGR
- a CDS encoding CBS domain-containing protein — protein: MPRSAHIVSDVMTHTVVAVGREAPFKEIVRTLEQWRVSALPVLEGEGRVIGVVSEADLLPKEEFRDSDPARVTQLRDLPGVAKAGAVTADELMTSPAITVHAGATLAEAARIMTHKRVKRLPVVDEEGRLEGIVSRADLLKVFLRPDDDIEDEVRREVVTHLFPAQGETVRVSVNEGVVTLAGRVKEAVLIPAAARLIRAIEGVVDFDNQLTAAPHTTQRR